Within the Montipora foliosa isolate CH-2021 unplaced genomic scaffold, ASM3666993v2 scaffold_476, whole genome shotgun sequence genome, the region GTTACAAATTCAGAATATCGGGCACATACTGCTCTTCTtttttctaaactgaaaattttaGACATCTTCCAAATCAATACCCTCGATATTGCTAAATTCATGTTCCGCTACCACAATAATCTGCTGCCTCCACTTTTCTTCAATCTGTTTATGACAAACAGTCAAGTCCATAAATATGATACAAGAACAGCCGGTAATTATCGTGTGCATTCCTGTCGCACGAACATTAAGAAGTTCACAATTCTTTACCAAGGACCTAGGGTCTGGAACTGTCTTCCTGCCTCTATTACCAATTTGTCAAGCTTTCCTATGTTTAAGAACAAAGTGCTAGAGTTTTTAGTAAAATAGTTTCTGAGTTAGTTCCTGCCGCACTCCTTCGCAGCCcttattttgtttaatattgtgatCTCGAGGTGGCCTCTCCTATAAGCCTGGTAGTTTCCGGAGGTCTCCTCGCCTAACAACCTGCTGtatactttttttaaaaaattgttatacacataaaggcaaataaatgatgatgatgatgctgatgctgCAACAAGTGCAGAAGATCAAAACCAAAAGGGGAACGGTGAACGTAATGTGGGACAACGCAGCTTCTCTATGTTTCGTTTTGAATTCCAAAGCTAAAGAACAAAATCTTAAGGAAAAGAAAGTGGATTTATCGATCATAAAGATCGGAGTCTAGGATGAGAAGATTAATACGATGAAATATATACTACCCTTAGTTGATGCACAAGGTCAAACAGCACAAATTGAAGCCTATGGTATTGATGAGATTACTTCAGACATCGAAAGCGTGAGCACGGAGAATctggcaaatttgttcaaaGGCGTGTCAAAGGACGATATCGCACGACCAGCGGGACCCGTCGACGTTTTGTTAGGGTATGAGTACGCTGCGTATCACCCTCAGAGAACACAGAACGTTAGACTCCTTTTGTTACTCCAGAATCGATTTGGTCGTTGTATCGGAGGAACACACCCGTCGATAAAAGACGAAATTAAAGAACATGACGTCAGTTACGCTCGAGTGCAGCATGTAATAAAAGTAGAAGACTTCTACAAAATAGAACATCTTGGCGTTGATTGTGTTCCGCGTTGTGGAAGCTGCAAATGCGGACATTGTGCAGTTGGAAGTAAAAACTACAGCatcaaagaagaaaaggaactCGAGCTGATTGAGAAAAACATGAAGTTTGACGCTCAAGACAATAGATGGCTCGCGGAGTACCCATGGATTAAAGATCCGGCCGATCTTACGGACAGTAGACGAGTAGCTTTAGCCATGCTGTACTCTACTGAGCGTAGACTGGGAAAGAATACCCAACATGCAATTGTATACGACAACCACGTTCGAGATATGGTACAACGAGGAGTCGCTCGTAAACTCACCAAAGAGGAACTTAACAATTACAAAGGTCCTATCCATTACATTTCGCACCGCGAGGTGCTCAAACCAGACTCTAAATCTACTCCCGTTAGAATCGTGTTTAACAGTAGCGCAAACTACATGAGTACTTAATGAGTACTGGGCAAAGGGGCCAGACTTGCTCAACAGTCTGCTTGGAGTACTTGTGCGATTTCGTGAAAATGACGTAGCTTCCATAGGCGACATCAAGAAGATGTACCATACCGTTAAAACAACAGTACTAGATCAACACAAGCACCGGTTTTTATGGAGAGACATGGTCACCGACAAAGCACCTGACACCTATGTGATACAGTTTTATTCGTAGATAAGCCCTCTGCAACCATCGCTACGATGGCCTTGCACAAGACAGCAGAGATGGGAAGTGAGCAATACCCGGATGCtgcaaaaatcgtgaaacacaACACATATATGGATGACATTATAGAAAGTACCACAGACCTTCCCACTGCGCAGAAATTAATGCAGGACATCGAGACCTTAATCATTAAAGGCGGATTTAAACTGAAGGAATGGATCTTTTCCCGTGACTCAAGCAATAGTAAAAAGTCTCTACCGAATGAGTCAAACGTAGCGACCGAAAAGGTGCTAGGAGGCAATTGGGACCCGATCGAAGACCATTTGTGCTTTTCAGCAAAGCTTAACTGTACTTCTTTTCGAATCGGAAACGTGGAGTACAGAAAGACAATCCTAATAACGATTCGAACCTCACACCACCACTTACGAAGCGGATGATATTGTCACAAGTCAACAGTATGTACGACCCTCTAGGACTGGCAGGACCCTTCCCAGTGCGGGCCAAAATCTTAATGCGACATTTATGGGCAACTAGCGAAAAGCTCGATTGGGATGATCCGATACCGGACGATAAAAAACAACAATGGTCAGCATTCTTTAAGGACTTACCTGAAAtgaatcaagtcaaatttgaGAGATGTTTAAAGCCTTCACACTCAGTTTGCAATCCTCTTCTTATTATCTTCTGTCACAGAAGATAATAAGAAGATAATAAGAACTTACGGACAATAAGAACTTACGGCTCCTGTGCGTATGTACGATGGCAACGACAGGGCGGAGGGTTTGCGTGCAATTTGATTGTTTCTAAAAATCGTCTTgcaccaacaaaaaaaatgtccaTCGACAAAATAGAGCTGTGTTGAGCAGTGTTAAGTAAGCAGGTTAAATCCTTCATCGATAAAGAATGTAGATACACTTTTGAGAAATGCTACTACGAAGTCGACTCTCAGATAGTACACGCAATGTTACAGAAAAGCTCCTACGGCTTCAACACCTTCGCCGCTACACGAATCTGCCTAACCACCTAGTAGATGTGAGTGAAGTGTCTGTCCTTATTGGTCAAGCCGTTCCACAAACAGTCATATCATCTTCGACTATTGCTGGGGCAATGATCCACAGAACGAGCCGTATGCGACCAAGCCAGTCGAAAGCAGAAACATTTAAGATTTTCCTACTTTCTAAGTTTCGGAAACACGTAGAAACCTCCGTGACAGTTGTTTTTGAATAGCGTGACAACCATGTTGAAATAGTTGCTAAGGGATGTAATGGTCTAGCACTGGAAACGGATCATGGAATTGTAAAACACGTGCAAGGTTGAAATAGAAACATGTTACTCTGTAGAAATTTCTTCCTGTTACTGTGATTGAACCGAAGAAAAGGAACTGGATTGTTATGTTATGTGAGCTAATTGGAGTCAGATAGTTACTTGATGTCTCGTGTTGGTATCTTAGCGTTTACGGAATGGAACAAAGCCATCATTTGGATGGTGCATTTCCCGCCCAGTAAATAAGTGAGAAGATATTCCTTAGCCAGTCGCCCTCTCAGTCTTTGAGTTTGGCTTTGAGGAGAGTCAGTCAGCCGTTTATCTGCACAAACGGGTCGAGGCGTTTACGGTTTGTGAGTCGCACGGATTCATTAATACTGCTGATAGTACCAAGAGCACTGAAGATAAAAGAGCACTGGGGATTCTGAGCAGTATAACTGTGGTCGAGGATAAAAGATACGTGTTACGTCTTTAGTGGCGGAATGAAGACCCGATACTGCCAAATAACAGGCCACAAGCTGAAATGAAATTACAACAGTTAAAGAAGCGGTTCCTACCTGACCCAGTCAGCCACATATAATGAAGCTAAATTTGGAAATGATGTTTGCGATATTGTCCGAAATGATTTCTACGTTGACGACTGCCTTTTCTCAGTCCCTACCACTGAAGAAGGTATTAGAACATCACTACGACTTAGGCAGTTGCTGAAGTGGGGAAATTTCCGACTGACCAAGTTCACTTCCAAAGACTTCAAAGTTTTAGAGGCTATACCAGCTGAAGAGAGAAAAGTTAAGTGTTTCGATCTGGACAAGTTACCCCTTGGAGGGACACTGGGTCTACATTGGGACACTGAGACAGACACACTAGCTGTGAAAGTGTCAGCTTTCCTTGGTGAAGCTAATTGCCAGGCCAGAAGAGATTGCTTATCTAAGGTGAGCTCTACATGTGATATGCTTGGTTCCATTTGTCCTGTTTCACTTCCTGCTAAGAGATTGATGCAAAAGACCTGGCAACTGAAGCTTGACTGGAATGTCTCATTACCCGTAAGCTTGCTGGAGGGCTGGATAAGGTGGAAAGAAGAACTGTTGCTCCTTAACCATTTAAGTCTTACTCGCTGCTATTTAAGTGGAGGTTGTTCCCGTGATGCATCCTTCGAACTTCACCACTTTGATGATGCCTCTGAATATGTTTATGGAACAGTGTCTATGTCGAGGAAGGTGTCTGGTGACCAAACTGTTGAATCCACTTTCATCATGGCAAAGAGTCGccgtaaaaatgtaaatgttttGTTCATAGTGGAactgcacttagctatcaagctagtaaCAGGCACCCACTTATAATAACCTGAAAGATACAATTCAAATTTAACAGAAACAGTATGTTTCTGTGATAAGATTGGAATTGCAAGCTGCTACGATTGCAGCACAGGTTCATCGACTGATCTCAAGCGAGGCTAATTTGGAGCCTCTTTCTTCTGAACAGACTTTAAGGTCACATTCCAGTAAGTAGAGGTTGAGTCTGGAAGGTGGCCAACAGAGTCTATGAAATTCGAAATGAATCTTAACCCAATCAATGGAGCTACTATCAAAGTTCCCTTCATCCAGCTGATGATGCCTCTCGTGGCTTAACAGTGCATCAGATGTCGATATCTTAAAGATGGTTCAGTGGTCCAGCGTTCCTGTTGAACCCTAAAGAAGAATGGCTCAATGCTGACATTGATACATTATGAGACAGCGACCCAGGAATCAGGAATGAGAAGCCTACATCTGTGGCGATGGGACCAGATAAGGTACCAGAGATACTTAAAACACACTCCTCGTGGACAGTTCTGAAGATGATCGCCTGGTTGTTAAAGTTTAAGGAGTATCTAAGGTGTCGCAAGAGAGATGATAAGTTTGAAGTCTCCAAACTCCTCTCAGCGGAAGATTTGAAGCTTTCAACTGTTGCCATTGTGCAATTAGCTCTGAGCAAGGTGTTCGCAGAAGAGGCGAAGAATTTGGAGAAACGAGGAAGTGTGAAACGCTCAAGCAAGTTAGTGAAACTCCGACCGATACTGGATAATGGCTTCGTGAGAGTGGGTGGACGCATTGGGGACTCTCCAGTCACGCCTGATGCAAGGTTCCCAAAGATTGTTCCACCTAATCAACCGGTTACCCAGCTTCTGATTGCATCATAGCATAAGAAACTAGGACATGCAGGTCAAAGTTACATTTTTGCTCAGCTGAGAGAGAAGGTTTGGATTCCAAAAGGGAGGTTCTTAGTTGCTAAGGTCTTGCAATCTTATCTAAACTGCAAGAAGCAAAGAGCAGCCAGGATGGAACAGATGATGGCAGACTTTCTAAAATTCCTCACAACAGCCTTTGAACCCACTTTCACGCAAACTGGGGTCGACCTTTTTGGCCCTTTGAACGCAAAGAGACGAATAGTAGTCGTCAAAGAGTAGGCCGTGTTGCTTACTTGTCTAACCTCTCAGGTCGTACTCCTAGAATTAACCTCCTCCTTGGAAACGGATTATTTCATTAACGTTCCAAGGATATTCatcattattaaattctcaacctcggataatgcaattctcgtgctctgattggttcactcaatctcggttatcagctcatataccttagtttgaccttatatggtaaatgattgcgcttagcgttgctacactaaaaacgtttacgccagaaagcgaaatttctttcggtataaagcaaaagaaaaacgtttttgtggacagtttagatcactttcgaagcctagagatacgcgaaaaggtaagaaatgtttttctgatgagcctgcgtctgtctgaccaagaggtattacacaacatcgcatcttcatcaacttttttcgatttcgctaggattttctcgcttttttcgctcgtatttcgtacttctaaacttttggagtttaaagaatttaataaaacaattattccattcgcgcttgtttgatatgagagtggttatagccaaatcggcgctacgtgcctcgttggctatttaccatctcatatccaacgcgctctcatgtaataattgttaagtagacGAGGGAAACACAAG harbors:
- the LOC137989827 gene encoding uncharacterized protein: MALHKTAEMGSEQYPDAAKIVKHNTYMDDIIESTTDLPTAQKLMQDIETLIIKGGFKLKEWIFSRDSSNSKKSLPNESNVATEKVLGVPTTEEGIRTSLRLRQLLKWGNFRLTKFTSKDFKVLEAIPAEERKVKCFDLDKLPLGGTLGLHWDTETDTLAVKVSAFLGEANCQARRDCLSKVSSTCDMLGSICPVSLPAKRLMQKTWQLKLDWNVSLPVSLLEGWIRWKEELLLLNHLSLTRCYLSGGCSRDASFELHHFDDASEYVYGTVSMSRKVSGDQTVESTFIMAKSRRKNKQYVSVIRLELQAATIAAQVHRLISSEANLEPLSSEQTLRSHSNSDPGIRNEKPTSVAMGPDKVPEILKTHSSWTVLKMIAWLLKFKEYLRCRKRDDKFEVSKLLSAEDLKLSTVAIVQLALSKVFAEEAKNLEKRGSVKRSSKLVKLRPILDNGFVRVGGRIGDSPVTPDARFPKIVPPNQPVTQLLIAS
- the LOC137989826 gene encoding uncharacterized protein — encoded protein: MKYILPLVDAQGQTAQIEAYGIDEITSDIESVSTENLANLFKGVSKDDIARPAGPVDVLLGYEYAAYHPQRTQNVRLLLLLQNRFGRCIGGTHPSIKDEIKEHDVSYARVQHVIKVEDFYKIEHLGVDCVPRCGSCKCGHCAVGSKNYSIKEEKELELIEKNMKFDAQDNRWLAEYPWIKDPADLTDSRRVALAMLYSTERRLGKNTQHAIVYDNHVRDMVQRGVARKLTKEELNNYKGPIHYISHREVLKPDSKSTPVRIVFNSSANYMST